The Elaeis guineensis isolate ETL-2024a chromosome 3, EG11, whole genome shotgun sequence region ATGTTATACCATATGGGTATGGCATCATTACCATACTATGCTCACACATGATAGATGACACTATACCAGTCAGGTCCGGTACCCCTGAATCTAGAGTGAGAAGggggaagagagggaggcattGGATAATTACAAGTGGTGACTGTTGGGGGGATGATGGGGAGACAATGCTAGATGTGATGTTGGTAGCAAGGGTACTAGGTTCATGGAGGGCAATAGATTATGATGAAGAAGGGTTTGGTGGTCTCAAAGGGTTTTGAGTGGAAGATGTCAAAGGTGAGGAGTAGGAGGCTGAGGTGGGAGAGAGGGAGGGTGAGGTGATTGATGGTGGTGGTCAAGGGTGATTGTAGTAGTCTTGAGAGATCAAAGAGGGAGCAAGAGAGAAAGGTGAGGAGAGAAACTAGAGAAAGATCAGGAATTAGGGTTGAGGGTGAGGGGGATTTATAAGTGTGACCAGTTCAGCCCAAGCGAAGCGGTTCAGTACTGTCTAAAGTTGAGCACAACCAATCGATTTGGCCATTTGGGACCAATATAGGCCAATTCACCTCTTATTTCATTTTGGAAGCCCAAACTGCCCTGGTTCTAGGCCAGTTTGTTTCATATGCCTTGAATTGTCCGTTTGGGGTTGATTTGGTATTCAATTTGAGGCTGTATTCCTTAGATAAGTGGCATATGGATGTAGTATGCTCTAGCAACTTTCTTTGCTCTTATACCTGCTATTAACTAGTAGCTAGTATCAGTGCAAGTTAGCATAACTAAGCTGAAGCATTATGGATATTTACTTAAAAATCCAGGTCTTTTTGATTTTTGGGTGTCTGGTGGCACTTGGATGCCTATATATTCCAATGGCCTTTCTTGGTCCCATGGATTTAAGATTGGAGCATTCGCTCATCGTCCCGTTACTATTTTGAAGTGGAATTTGATGGGGTATGCAAAAAGGTGGAGATTCTCATGCTACATGAAAAACCAAGGACTTTCGTGGTAGTTGGTTAGTTTTAAtgatgataattttgatatttctgatCATGCATACATCTCATCTGATTACATTCTCACTTCCACCGATGAGGAAGCATGGTTCGCCATGCTGGACTATACCAACTTGCACCGGAATGGGTACAGAAACTGGTATTGCAAACTATGTGAGGAGGGTTCTTGCCAAGTGTCCTATTTTGTTTGTGGAGTTTGATGCTGGATGTTGTAGAAATTAGAATAGTATTATGCATCCTTTTATCTTTCCCATTCCATCTAGAATCCATTTTGTTTAATTATGATGTCAAATTTTAtagagtattttttttttctaggtgTCATTATGGGTTGTTTGGTGAAATGGCAATTGCTTCAACTGGTAGTTTTAATTGTATGGCTATAACAGTTATACTTTGTGATGTTATGTAGGAGTCAAGACAATAGGAGGAGAATCTGCTTGCATTTCTCACTATCCCTGAATGTGGGGTGTTATGGATATAGGTGCATGAAAAGATTTGGTATCTATTATTTATTGCCCTGTGCATAAAATCACTTCTGCCAAGCTGGATGCTCATATATAGGATTGGGTAGACCATGGCTTTTGTTTAGCAATGAGATTTCTGGGTGAAACAATTATATCTGAAGGATTTTGTTGTCTATCACAAGAATTGATATTCTTTCTCTTCTCAGACTGAGGCAGTGAAGTTCTTCGAGAAACTGAAATGGATGATTTTATCGATCCCTTCCTTTCATTTCCTACATGGCCAGATGCAAATACACCTGCAAGGTCATCTTGGATTGGCACTGCTGTATCTCAGACAACTAGCTTACTTGCTGGTTCAATGGAAGCATATGGAGGAGATGAAAAAAACCAACCCGTGAGTGTGATACCTTCAAGTCGTATTATAGGAGATGCGTGTATGGAAGAATTAAATCTGCTTAGCCACGACAGCAACTCTTCCATGTTCCTTGATGGAAATATAAAGTATGGCATTGATAAGGACATTTTTCCTAGTGGGAAGTTATCTATGCATAAGGTACATAGACAAAACTCACAGCCATCCTTCCAAGATAATGTGACACAGGAAAGTAGCTTCTCACTACAGGGTGTTATTGAGAGTAATTCAACAGCAGAAACATTTGGTTCGGAATTGAATCCATCATGCTCTGTAACACTTCCTCATAGCACACTGACCATGTCCAGTTCCATTGAGAGCAATGGCAGTGAATTATCTAACTTCCGGCAGTCACTTGGAGATACCCATTCAATTTCTTCACTTCCTGCAATGTGGCCTTCATCATACACAGGTGTTTCTTCTTTAATGGGACAAGGGAGACTACAAGCATTTGGTTTCCAAGGGCTGGAAAGTGATAATGTTATGTTGAGGGAAACATCTGTCGAGAATGGCAAATTTGCACAGCTGGAAGATTTGCCTGCAGCATCTCTTCATGTAAAAGTTACATATGCATATTCTGGAAATATACCTGTCTCCTCTAACTGACGATTACTATTCTAACCCTCTTTATATTCAAATGTCACTTGTAGGAACATAATGAGCTTCATAACCCTAATTTGCCTTCTTTCAGTGCTGGACAACAGATAAAATTGACTAGTGGTGGTTTGCAGAAACAGGTACTACATACTTATTTAACACCTGTTTTTAGCTGTCCTTGCAAGTCATTCAAACTTAAGATGCCCATACTTGCAGGAGCAAAATGGGCTGCACAACCTTTGTTTGCCCTCATTGGCTTCTCCACCACAAATGTCATCAACTAAAACAGCAGGAGTACAGATTTGTCAACAGGTTTTATACTTAGTTATCTGTATGTTTACTCTATAGCTATACAGCTATACCTAATTTTACATTTTTATTTGATGAGAGTGCTCCTCTTGTTGCCATATATAGTTGCCACCATCTCCTCAAGGGAACACCAGCAAGCATCACATGAATCACACTTCTAGTACTCAATCACAATCAGCTCCAGCTAATGCTGGTGGTGGTTGCAATGGAGCTGTCAAGCCACGTGTGAGAGCACGTCGTGGACAGGCCACAGATCCTCATAGTATTGCAGAACGGGTTAGTTTATAATTCTGTTGTCATGTCTTATGACAAGCCTGGCTACGTGGATGACCTTAACAAGTTTGTTTTAATAAAGTTTTCCTTTCTTTAGTTGTTTTTATTGGTTATGTGAATATGAAATTGTTGCTTTACTAGTTGTTTTACATTTTCTCAATACAATATAATATGAAAGTTACCTGCAAAATGCAGCTTCGGAGAGAGAAAATCGCTGAGCGAATGAAGAATCTGCAGGAGCTTGTGCCAAATTCAAATAAGGTATACTTTAACCcccttttttcccctttttttaggGGTTTTTTCTTTCTATCCTTCCAAAATAATGACTTATAGAGTTGATTTGTTGAGATGTCTTTGTTTGGAATTGGTCATAATTTAAGGGTGGAATATCTATGTAGCATGTAAACTGAGTGATAACCATCTTCAATTAAAAGAACTTTTGGCAACTTGAATAAAATGGGAACTACGCGTCTCATTGGCAGTGCAATGTGATTTTCTTAACTTTCAGTGGCTGGATGATCCCCTGTTTGAGAATCCAGTTTATGGAACTGTAACATGTATACTATGTTTATCACTAATTTGGGATCCTGTGTCGAGGCAAGCAATTTTTTTGATCATGCAAGATCTGTTCTAAGCTTGCATCTGAGGATGCTTTTGTTAGATGAATATATGCTGACATTGAGAAGGTATCATTGTTCTTGTTAGATGAATATATGCTCTCATGGAATAAATTTTTTTGGCACAGTTGCAAACAACTTGAAGGATACACAAAAACACTTGTAACCAATAAGAGGGGGTGTATTCAATCAAAAGGGTTTTTAGGATTTCATGTAGTACCCTTTCCTTTGTGACTTAAGGATGGAGACAATACTATACGTGATATTGCAGGGATTCCATGTTGGGAAATAAAGAGGGTCTGAGTGCATGATATATTATGAAAGCAATTTGCTAGAACTAAGCATCACAGAATTCAAATACATATATTTAGAGAAAGCTTATTGATGCAAGAAGGGTTATGGGAGAGGATCATCTAAATTGACGCAAGAAGGGTTACTTGAAGACTTGAAAGCCTAAAACTATGagaatgcaaaatcagatgaacaaCAAGCAGATAGTAATAAAGGAATATGGAGAAAGATACAATGATGATAACCATTGCATTTCTTTGAGGTTCGACAATCTGATCACAAGTTTTAATTTAAAGAACTCCTCTTGATATTTTTAACAACTTTAGTGTGTACTTCAAAGTGTTGTCCTGCCCCTTTTGAACTTTGATTGCTTTTTCCATGAAAAGATTGTTTTCCCAGTATTACTGTAATACTCCTACTACAAAGAAACATGAACTTGTTCTATTCGGTTTTGTTCTAGTCATCGAATTTGTTTACTAGTGGTGTGACTATTGTTGTCAAAAGTGGTGCCTAGGTGTCTGGGCAGCTTGCTAAGAGTTGCTTCCTAGGCATTAGTTTGTTAAAAGAggtaaaccctttttttttttttgtttgtaatTTCTACTTACTCTACATTATTCCAACTCTTATGGCTGAAGTAAACTTATTTTAAATGAATAGGAGTGAAAATAACAAATGTACTTATCATTTCCCTCATCTCACCGACTCTTGTCACTTGACCCCAGAATTGCCTCCTTTTTCAGAAGCTAGAGCAAGGAGCAACCAGCCAGATGCGCAACCATCCACTGATTCACCTCCAATAGGAGCCATCCTAATAGTCTTTCGGCTACCGTCCAATTACCCAAagggtagaattttttttttcccattttttgtTCGAAAATAATGTAATTAACCTCATATTTTCCCTAAATCGTACATAAAAATAACCAAATGAACTGTATTGGTCTGGTTTCTCTAAGCACCTAGACGCCAATTTTGACAACAACAGTTTACCTAGGCCTAGTTTCATTGGAGGACCAGACTGGGGATGAGAGGGTTTATGCCTGTTATCTTGCTAGACATCCGAAGAACCTGCGTGCGGATCAGTATGGATTGTTTGTTATCCTAGTCAAACCAGCTTATCCTGAGATAAAAGTTCTCTTTTTCAGGGCAAGAAAGGggggaggaggggggggggggggtgtggttgAGATGAAGGCCTCAAGTTATTACCAGTGCAATTGTGGAATTATTGAAATTACTCCACAGCACTGCACTTTACCCCAATTCCCCTCATATAGAATACACTACATATACATATTAATATACATGATTTAATGTTATAATATACTATGCATGTTATAATATGTATTATAACATCACTTGTGTTGTATCTACATAAATTATATTTACTATTCCCATCCAAGAATCTGGTGGGATTTGGGTCTAGGTAAGAGAGAACATATAAGATCCATTAGGttattttttcacaaaaaaaaagaggaaaatgaAAAATCAAGTCTAGGTTTATTAATACCCATAGGGGGTTTAGGTTGGGTATAGATCAGGTTTGAATCTGGGTCCTATTTGGGTACTATTATTTAGAAAGTTCAATTCCCTTCACATCTCAAGATAATTGACATGGAGAGCATAATTAGTAAT contains the following coding sequences:
- the LOC105041992 gene encoding uncharacterized protein; its protein translation is MDDFIDPFLSFPTWPDANTPARSSWIGTAVSQTTSLLAGSMEAYGGDEKNQPVSVIPSSRIIGDACMEELNLLSHDSNSSMFLDGNIKYGIDKDIFPSGKLSMHKVHRQNSQPSFQDNVTQESSFSLQGVIESNSTAETFGSELNPSCSVTLPHSTLTMSSSIESNGSELSNFRQSLGDTHSISSLPAMWPSSYTGVSSLMGQGRLQAFGFQGLESDNVMLRETSVENGKFAQLEDLPAASLHEHNELHNPNLPSFSAGQQIKLTSGGLQKQEQNGLHNLCLPSLASPPQMSSTKTAGVQICQQLPPSPQGNTSKHHMNHTSSTQSQSAPANAGGGCNGAVKPRVRARRGQATDPHSIAERLRREKIAERMKNLQELVPNSNKTDKASMLDEIIDYVKFLQLQVKVLSMSRLGAAGAVVPLLTDSQAEGSGSLLLSSSSSVGQGADLSESQDTLAFEQEVVKLMESNVTMAMQYLQNKGLCLMPIALASAISNQKGSSTCTIPPDRRKPDMNLGVICPSNQSFMERNGPEDGANGCNGPVVKQEEA